The Pacificitalea manganoxidans genome contains a region encoding:
- a CDS encoding helix-turn-helix domain-containing protein, with protein MSYESEKLAATLKAAREKKGLSQRALSARAGVPQSHISKIESGAVNLTVSSLTAIANALGLELALVPRKAAPAVRTITRSVGDAPKATPETRKEFTQLAKQLEHIQSLKIDNSAIQNLQRQFRELRQFENLIRNTDTLRSIREALKTVDNTGGLKTLQDASKQMNSFRNALAHGMADEDRARPPRPAYRLDGDNDE; from the coding sequence ATGAGCTATGAGAGCGAGAAACTGGCAGCGACACTGAAGGCTGCGCGCGAGAAGAAGGGGCTTAGCCAGCGCGCGCTAAGCGCCCGTGCAGGCGTGCCGCAGTCGCACATCTCCAAGATCGAGAGCGGCGCTGTGAACCTGACGGTCTCAAGTCTGACCGCCATCGCAAACGCTCTTGGTCTGGAGCTGGCGCTCGTGCCGCGCAAGGCCGCACCCGCCGTCAGAACGATCACTCGCAGCGTAGGCGATGCGCCCAAGGCAACGCCCGAAACGCGCAAGGAGTTTACGCAGCTGGCCAAGCAGCTTGAGCACATCCAGTCACTCAAGATCGACAATTCAGCCATCCAGAATTTGCAGCGACAGTTTCGGGAGCTGCGCCAGTTCGAAAATCTTATCCGGAACACTGACACATTGCGCAGCATCCGCGAGGCGCTCAAAACCGTGGATAACACGGGCGGCCTTAAAACCCTGCAAGACGCGTCCAAGCAGATGAACAGTTTCCGCAACGCCCTCGCACACGGCATGGCCGATGAGGATCGAGCGCGCCCGCCGCGTCCCGCTTACCGCCTAGATGGAGATAACGATGAGTAG
- a CDS encoding type II toxin-antitoxin system HipA family toxin, translated as MSSVSVLNVNLYGAPIGTLTNLGGDRTIFAFTDEYIADPDRATLGLAFKDEFGELYTEFRPYQKRVMPFFSNLLPEGHLRKYLAEQAGVNPEREFYLLWALGHDLPGAITITPADGEAWPPDAADGADDQSDDRRENALRFSLAGVQLKFSAVMGATGGLTIPASGVGGSWIVKLPSREFAGVPENEFSMMKLAGLVGMNVPAIDLVGIDAIKNLPVGIDKIGKHAFVIERFDRLSDGSRVHIEDFAQVYGLYPEDKYGNGTFRNIAQVIAAEGNDADIIEYVRRLTFNMLIGNADMHMKNWSLIYPDRRYVSLAPAYDFVATVPYIPGDATNMKISRAKVFSAFSVDELEHLAVKAAIPKKMAIDAAKETVQLFRDHWKVEAANLPMSDEVRSAVETHMKTVPILEELS; from the coding sequence ATGAGTAGTGTCTCCGTCCTTAACGTCAATCTGTATGGCGCGCCCATCGGCACGCTCACCAATCTCGGGGGTGATCGCACCATCTTTGCCTTCACCGACGAGTATATTGCCGACCCAGACAGGGCGACCCTTGGTCTTGCCTTCAAGGATGAATTCGGGGAGCTCTATACGGAGTTTCGTCCGTATCAGAAACGCGTCATGCCCTTCTTCTCGAACCTTCTGCCCGAAGGGCACTTGCGCAAATACCTGGCGGAACAGGCAGGCGTGAATCCCGAACGTGAATTCTATCTGCTCTGGGCGCTTGGTCATGACCTGCCCGGCGCGATCACGATCACCCCGGCCGATGGTGAAGCCTGGCCGCCGGATGCTGCCGATGGAGCGGACGACCAAAGTGATGATCGCCGCGAGAACGCGCTGCGGTTTTCGCTGGCTGGCGTGCAGCTCAAGTTTTCAGCTGTGATGGGAGCAACTGGCGGCCTGACCATTCCCGCTTCCGGCGTTGGGGGTTCCTGGATCGTCAAGCTCCCCTCACGGGAATTCGCAGGCGTCCCCGAAAATGAATTCTCGATGATGAAGCTGGCGGGCCTGGTCGGGATGAACGTGCCTGCCATCGATCTCGTGGGGATCGATGCGATCAAGAACCTGCCCGTAGGCATCGATAAGATCGGCAAGCATGCCTTTGTGATCGAGCGCTTTGATCGGCTATCCGACGGGTCGCGCGTGCACATTGAGGATTTTGCGCAGGTCTATGGGCTCTATCCTGAAGACAAGTACGGCAATGGCACATTCCGGAACATTGCCCAGGTGATCGCCGCCGAAGGTAATGATGCAGACATCATCGAATATGTCCGGCGTCTGACCTTCAATATGCTGATCGGCAATGCCGACATGCATATGAAGAACTGGTCGTTAATCTATCCGGACCGGCGGTATGTCTCGCTGGCACCAGCTTATGATTTTGTGGCGACTGTGCCCTACATTCCGGGTGATGCGACGAACATGAAGATTAGTCGTGCTAAGGTGTTTTCGGCGTTCTCGGTGGATGAGCTGGAGCACCTTGCCGTCAAAGCTGCCATTCCGAAGAAGATGGCGATCGACGCTGCCAAGGAGACCGTTCAGCTTTTCAGAGACCATTGGAAGGTGGAAGCGGCAAACCTACCGATGAGCGATGAGGTCAGGTCAGCTGTTGAAACCCACATGAAGACAGTGCCCATCCTGGAAGAGCTTTCATAG
- a CDS encoding DUF736 family protein, with protein sequence MFAGTLTRNVETAAVQYTGIIHSTRFDIAIQLEARAKMSERSPDFDVTAVNKSGRKVRIGTAWNETGNTSGNPYISMQIDVGLGPFRVNAVQTKEARAAQSGEFEIIPLVSNGLMKSGSISGELTAMDADNAFTGYIANMMFDLEFMLIENSYKSEETHPDYRIEVSSPRGTPIRVGSAWMAKSSRTGNDYLSLLINTPDGDLRVNAVQNEEQRGGQTFSIIPFIDSGEQPQDAGVGLSLVA encoded by the coding sequence ATGTTCGCAGGAACCCTCACCCGCAATGTCGAGACCGCAGCCGTTCAGTACACCGGCATAATCCATTCGACGCGCTTTGACATCGCCATCCAGTTGGAGGCGCGGGCCAAGATGTCTGAACGCAGCCCGGATTTTGACGTGACGGCAGTCAACAAATCAGGCCGCAAAGTGCGCATCGGCACGGCCTGGAACGAGACCGGCAATACCAGCGGCAACCCCTACATCTCGATGCAGATCGATGTCGGCTTGGGTCCGTTCCGGGTCAACGCGGTGCAGACGAAAGAGGCGCGCGCGGCCCAGAGCGGCGAGTTTGAGATCATCCCGCTGGTCTCGAACGGCCTGATGAAATCCGGCTCGATCTCGGGGGAGCTCACCGCCATGGACGCCGACAACGCCTTCACCGGCTACATCGCCAACATGATGTTCGATCTGGAGTTCATGCTGATCGAGAACAGCTACAAATCCGAGGAAACCCACCCCGATTACCGGATCGAGGTCAGCTCGCCCCGGGGCACACCGATCCGCGTCGGCTCGGCGTGGATGGCGAAAAGCAGCCGCACGGGCAATGACTACCTGTCCCTGCTGATCAACACGCCTGATGGCGACCTGCGCGTCAACGCCGTACAGAACGAAGAGCAGCGCGGCGGGCAGACTTTCTCGATCATCCCGTTCATCGACAGCGGTGAGCAGCCGCAGGACGCGGGCGTGGGGCTCTCCTTGGTCGCCTAA
- a CDS encoding DUF6915 family protein, with amino-acid sequence MAHPLHHAESSARKFGGVPSDYQSVHDWFDASKEHLALFTHRAMRHHAQGLFEAERVFGLTLTNSAGRDIPLRWIGEQHIREDCQGRIPSMADWLRRIQPEPWMANGHIDRHSGDEPCGDPRVAWASEVAAGRTVLGLKDWMAARATQATQGA; translated from the coding sequence ATGGCCCATCCGCTTCATCATGCCGAAAGCTCTGCCCGGAAATTCGGCGGGGTGCCATCTGACTATCAGTCTGTGCACGATTGGTTTGACGCCTCGAAAGAGCACCTCGCGCTCTTCACGCACCGAGCCATGCGCCACCACGCTCAAGGCCTTTTTGAGGCCGAACGTGTCTTCGGCTTGACCCTGACCAATAGCGCAGGTCGGGACATTCCCCTGCGCTGGATCGGCGAGCAGCATATCCGTGAAGACTGCCAGGGCCGCATTCCGAGCATGGCGGACTGGCTGCGACGGATCCAGCCTGAGCCATGGATGGCCAATGGCCATATCGACCGGCATTCTGGCGATGAGCCCTGCGGCGACCCAAGGGTTGCCTGGGCCTCCGAGGTCGCCGCCGGAAGAACGGTTCTTGGCCTGAAGGATTGGATGGCGGCGCGCGCGACGCAAGCCACGCAAGGTGCCTGA
- a CDS encoding DUF6878 family protein has product MTNPQIDYAAMAAQWRVERETTLKASRVELLAQLRALGISEVAVEYEGYGDSGNVEDVTVQPAEVNLPEPLATKVGDFSWSLAYHHHPGFENNEGGYGTLSWDIALDSITLDHADRYVECSHSYDEGL; this is encoded by the coding sequence ATGACCAATCCCCAGATCGACTATGCCGCAATGGCGGCTCAGTGGCGTGTAGAGCGCGAAACCACCTTGAAGGCATCCAGAGTGGAGCTGCTCGCGCAGCTACGTGCGCTTGGCATCAGCGAGGTCGCTGTCGAATACGAAGGCTATGGCGACTCCGGCAATGTCGAGGATGTGACGGTGCAGCCTGCAGAGGTCAACCTGCCGGAGCCGCTTGCCACAAAGGTTGGCGACTTCTCCTGGTCGCTCGCCTATCACCATCACCCGGGGTTCGAGAACAACGAGGGCGGCTACGGCACGCTGTCCTGGGACATAGCACTAGACAGCATCACCCTCGATCACGCGGACCGCTATGTCGAATGCTCGCACAGCTATGACGAGGGGCTGTGA
- a CDS encoding cation diffusion facilitator family transporter, whose amino-acid sequence MQDDRETNLKRGIRVEIASLVYNLIEVVVSVTAGLLTGSAALVSWGLDSTVEATSAATLIWRLKGEKDGGDKRTVLHRKKVALYVVACAFWIVVAAILYEAVSAFISQEAPGFNWWGIAILFVSLVVNPLLAWGKYRYGKRLDSPALKYDAKDTLICEYQTVVVLAGIGLTQWMSWWWADPVAALLIVPYVAWEAFEATKDARSVDPGEAEATADT is encoded by the coding sequence ATGCAGGATGATCGGGAAACCAACCTGAAGCGAGGAATTCGCGTCGAGATCGCGAGCCTTGTCTACAACCTCATCGAGGTTGTCGTTTCCGTGACCGCGGGGCTGCTGACCGGCAGCGCGGCACTGGTGAGTTGGGGTCTCGACAGCACGGTCGAGGCCACTTCGGCTGCGACGCTGATCTGGCGCTTGAAGGGTGAGAAGGACGGTGGCGACAAGCGCACGGTCCTGCATCGCAAGAAGGTCGCGCTCTATGTGGTCGCCTGTGCTTTCTGGATCGTCGTCGCGGCGATCCTTTACGAGGCGGTGTCCGCTTTCATCTCGCAGGAGGCACCGGGCTTCAATTGGTGGGGGATCGCGATCCTGTTTGTCTCTTTGGTGGTCAATCCGCTGCTGGCCTGGGGCAAATATCGCTACGGCAAGCGGCTCGATTCACCCGCCCTGAAATACGATGCCAAGGATACCCTGATCTGCGAATACCAGACTGTCGTGGTGTTGGCCGGGATCGGTCTGACGCAATGGATGAGCTGGTGGTGGGCCGATCCGGTCGCGGCGCTTCTGATCGTGCCCTACGTTGCGTGGGAGGCATTCGAGGCCACCAAGGATGCGCGGTCGGTCGATCCGGGCGAAGCCGAAGCTACTGCCGACACTTGA
- a CDS encoding transglutaminase-like domain-containing protein has translation MIDETALLDATPLLDFRAAGIVGLIEDRGWLRLSEQDRIGAAYDFVRNEILFGYNRADDIPASRVLGDGYGQYNTKGTLLMALLRALGVPCRLHGFTIHKALQRGVVPEAVYPIAPAEILHSWVEVRTGERWVELEGFILDKDFLGSLQQAFAGTESLCGYGAGTDCLSAPPIDWTVGNTYIHKTGIARDFGTYDTPDRFYAEHRQQLGTLRDLAYRGGVGHWMIARVRAIRSGRIPRIPGLKRPEPLRKEVANAA, from the coding sequence ATGATCGACGAAACTGCCCTGCTTGACGCCACCCCGCTTCTCGACTTTCGCGCCGCTGGCATCGTGGGCCTGATCGAGGACCGGGGCTGGCTCCGGCTGTCCGAGCAGGACCGCATCGGTGCCGCATATGACTTCGTCAGGAACGAGATCCTCTTCGGCTACAACCGCGCCGACGACATCCCGGCATCCAGGGTGCTCGGGGACGGCTACGGTCAGTACAACACGAAGGGGACGCTCCTGATGGCGCTGCTGCGCGCGCTTGGCGTGCCGTGCCGGCTCCACGGCTTCACCATCCACAAGGCGCTCCAGCGCGGCGTGGTCCCCGAAGCCGTCTATCCGATCGCGCCTGCCGAGATCTTGCACTCCTGGGTCGAGGTCCGGACGGGTGAGCGGTGGGTCGAGCTCGAGGGCTTCATCCTCGACAAGGACTTCCTCGGCTCCCTTCAGCAGGCCTTCGCCGGCACGGAAAGCCTCTGCGGATACGGCGCCGGAACCGACTGTCTCAGCGCGCCGCCGATCGATTGGACCGTAGGAAACACCTACATCCATAAGACCGGCATCGCGCGCGATTTCGGAACATACGATACGCCGGACCGGTTCTACGCGGAGCATCGCCAGCAACTCGGCACGCTCCGCGACCTGGCCTATCGCGGCGGCGTCGGACACTGGATGATTGCACGGGTGCGGGCGATCCGCTCAGGCCGGATTCCGCGCATCCCCGGCCTCAAACGACCCGAGCCGCTCAGGAAGGAAGTCGCAAATGCCGCATGA
- a CDS encoding type II toxin-antitoxin system YhaV family toxin has translation MSGDSVPAQAPLVVNGWSIYAHPLFLDQLEGLTLEVEARKARDPKAWRKKNCTKRLAAIFKLVTEAIPADPGAAAFRQGGTLGDHRKHWFRAKFFQQYRLFYRFNSDAKIIVVAWVNDDKTLRAYGSKTDAYATFKGMLEDGNPPDDFDALLKEAAAADKRFEKSLEAAPER, from the coding sequence ATGAGCGGCGATAGCGTGCCCGCCCAAGCGCCACTTGTCGTGAATGGATGGTCGATTTATGCGCATCCGCTCTTTCTGGACCAGCTCGAAGGGCTGACCTTGGAGGTTGAGGCGCGTAAGGCACGCGATCCCAAGGCCTGGCGCAAGAAAAATTGCACGAAACGGCTGGCCGCCATCTTCAAGCTGGTCACCGAGGCCATACCGGCAGATCCCGGTGCCGCCGCCTTTCGGCAAGGCGGCACACTCGGCGATCACCGCAAGCACTGGTTCAGGGCGAAATTCTTCCAGCAGTATCGGTTGTTCTACCGGTTCAACAGCGATGCGAAGATCATCGTGGTGGCCTGGGTGAACGACGACAAGACCCTGCGCGCCTACGGCAGCAAGACGGATGCCTATGCGACCTTCAAAGGGATGTTGGAAGATGGCAATCCACCTGACGATTTCGACGCGCTCCTGAAAGAAGCAGCGGCGGCGGACAAGCGGTTCGAAAAGTCCCTTGAAGCGGCGCCTGAGCGGTAA
- a CDS encoding type II toxin-antitoxin system PrlF family antitoxin, which yields MTALAQDVSKLTDRYQTTVPAGVRKQLKLGKGDQIRYCTEPSGRVYIEPVRSDEEDPVLGAFLDFVEADIKAHPDRIRAFDGALHDRLAALVGDVDVDLDAPLSLEDE from the coding sequence ATGACAGCCCTCGCACAAGATGTCTCGAAACTCACGGATCGGTATCAGACGACCGTGCCGGCGGGTGTGCGCAAGCAGCTCAAGCTGGGCAAGGGCGACCAGATTCGCTACTGCACCGAGCCGAGTGGCAGGGTTTATATCGAGCCCGTGCGCAGCGACGAGGAAGATCCCGTGCTCGGAGCATTTCTCGATTTTGTCGAGGCTGATATCAAGGCGCATCCGGACCGCATTCGGGCGTTCGATGGGGCTTTGCATGACCGTCTTGCAGCACTGGTCGGAGACGTTGACGTCGATCTCGATGCGCCGCTATCGCTCGAGGATGAATGA
- a CDS encoding DUF6927 domain-containing protein, with the protein MGWLFYTDGRVKTYADEREEITRLCTFEGDTRKTELVKACKVGSTWYAAAKVTSLDGTPVEDATYVTDADGSITFAAVFLTAYDDGCWGYKDMEESAGPNASRAPLALIELLSDLKDPDSYARDWRQRCRDWAAIPDYEEGDKIKLATPVTLIDGSTCQIVTATHYRRGRQKRRCYRIEETGGLVRLSKASLTGSELLSSAKGAASPVLAEFLAGRDA; encoded by the coding sequence ATGGGTTGGCTTTTCTACACCGACGGCCGCGTTAAAACCTACGCGGATGAGAGAGAGGAGATCACCCGGCTCTGCACCTTTGAGGGCGACACGCGCAAAACCGAACTGGTCAAGGCCTGCAAGGTTGGCTCCACCTGGTACGCGGCGGCAAAGGTCACCAGTCTCGACGGCACCCCTGTCGAAGACGCGACCTATGTCACCGATGCGGATGGCTCCATCACTTTCGCCGCCGTCTTCCTCACCGCCTACGACGATGGGTGTTGGGGCTACAAGGATATGGAGGAAAGCGCTGGCCCGAACGCGTCGCGCGCGCCCCTTGCGCTGATCGAACTTCTCTCCGACCTGAAAGACCCCGACAGCTACGCCCGGGACTGGCGTCAGCGCTGCCGGGATTGGGCTGCGATCCCGGACTACGAGGAAGGCGACAAGATCAAGCTCGCCACCCCTGTGACGCTCATCGATGGCAGCACCTGCCAGATCGTCACCGCGACGCACTACAGGCGGGGGCGGCAAAAACGCCGCTGCTACCGCATCGAGGAAACCGGTGGGCTCGTACGCCTGTCGAAGGCCTCGCTTACGGGCTCAGAGCTGCTCAGCTCCGCAAAGGGCGCGGCCAGTCCTGTGCTGGCGGAATTCCTAGCGGGGCGGGACGCTTAG
- a CDS encoding regulator, protein MAILKFSASAVAAQIAHARACKTFLPNWNGPVDRPALILIVGNGVHLRSNGIDGTTTRIVTTEQADPSFAFADGMNPFRDTDWMAQRRMAFRDLTGQFYTDILDDVQVLIDRGRGAIRLATDGHSIRVFVRRASDYLIGGTYEVPSGLGGTFRVILKDACDTFAIVQNCGNSAFWEYEEDEAAPMSRERAARQGIGASTYSHKRCEDFDAMQPYRVPLDALMEIDDRRAA, encoded by the coding sequence ATGGCTATTCTCAAGTTCTCTGCGTCTGCCGTCGCGGCGCAGATCGCCCATGCGCGCGCTTGCAAGACCTTCCTGCCCAACTGGAACGGGCCCGTGGACAGGCCGGCCCTGATCCTCATCGTCGGCAATGGTGTGCATCTGCGCTCAAACGGCATCGATGGCACGACCACCCGTATCGTCACCACCGAACAGGCCGATCCCTCCTTCGCTTTCGCAGATGGCATGAACCCGTTTCGCGACACCGACTGGATGGCGCAGCGCCGCATGGCGTTTCGCGATCTGACCGGCCAGTTCTACACCGACATCCTCGACGATGTGCAGGTGCTCATCGACCGGGGGCGAGGGGCCATCCGGCTTGCCACCGATGGTCACAGCATCCGCGTCTTCGTGCGCCGGGCCTCGGACTATCTCATCGGCGGAACCTACGAGGTGCCTTCAGGTCTTGGCGGCACCTTCCGGGTCATCCTCAAGGATGCCTGCGATACCTTCGCGATCGTGCAGAACTGCGGCAATTCGGCGTTTTGGGAATACGAAGAAGATGAAGCAGCACCAATGTCCCGAGAACGCGCAGCGCGGCAGGGTATTGGTGCTTCAACTTATTCCCATAAACGCTGCGAGGATTTCGACGCCATGCAGCCCTACCGCGTGCCGCTCGATGCATTGATGGAAATCGATGACCGGAGGGCGGCCTGA
- a CDS encoding ParB/RepB/Spo0J family partition protein gives MTISFAPLTVAIGDLVPHPANVRSNSPETYDPENIAHLKASIAVLGLLQPLLVQKFDGKYAVLAGGRRHAALKELIADKATKGFTAKTKVDCRLVPEDCDVTTALSLAENVTQAPMNAIDEFEAFARMMEVDGQTPETIAKTFGTTVAAVKGRLRYGLIHPDIRAAARAKTITLDTMKAFAEHPSQEVQREVFEALTKEDSYLQAYTVRQAVKSRGVQVSDDIGAFVRADYEARGGAIAADLLEEHSVLEDTTLVETILLEKLTAAAEEARVRLGFAWADAMVRYDYATMANYGRVYPGPIEPDEAAQKRIDEITAELEKLQLEMEDEGLEDGAYNAIYDRVDALEEEARDLQEAYSAEDLARAGVIASWSGGQVTLHVGLVRPEDTVKEEGARGSSANPTGEEAPDAGEITYPASLAEDLKTERAMALGAAMALHPEATLDLTLFKLVSDVLASGMSVTQAIKIDARKEYRSHAKMDEIDETSLEQVAAVHDALNLSWLDDTRAPADQFAAFRALEAGEKAKLVAYATASTTQSCFARDRQRDSLMHAFEIEIMPDIRAHWTPNAALFNRFKKAWLLKILGEDLGLAQEAVTLASSSKKEIVAFCDKLFAEPFATLTDAQRAAVAAWCPPMMQTAGVAFDEAEPAAETPEPDGEVAQAA, from the coding sequence ATGACCATAAGCTTTGCTCCTCTCACTGTCGCCATCGGCGATCTGGTCCCGCATCCCGCCAATGTGCGCAGCAACTCGCCTGAAACCTATGATCCCGAGAACATCGCCCATCTGAAGGCCAGCATCGCCGTTCTGGGTCTCCTGCAGCCGCTCCTGGTCCAGAAGTTTGACGGCAAATATGCTGTCCTCGCCGGTGGCCGACGCCATGCCGCGCTGAAGGAGCTGATCGCCGACAAGGCCACCAAGGGGTTCACGGCGAAGACCAAGGTCGACTGCCGCCTTGTGCCGGAGGATTGCGACGTGACCACAGCGCTGTCGCTCGCCGAGAACGTCACCCAGGCGCCGATGAATGCCATCGACGAGTTCGAGGCTTTCGCCCGGATGATGGAAGTCGACGGCCAAACGCCCGAGACGATCGCCAAGACCTTCGGCACCACGGTGGCGGCCGTGAAAGGCCGGTTGCGCTACGGTCTGATCCACCCCGACATCCGCGCCGCGGCCCGGGCCAAGACGATCACGCTCGACACGATGAAGGCCTTTGCGGAGCATCCGAGTCAGGAGGTGCAGCGCGAAGTCTTCGAGGCGCTCACCAAGGAAGACAGCTACCTGCAGGCCTATACGGTCCGCCAGGCGGTCAAGTCCCGCGGCGTGCAGGTCAGCGACGATATCGGGGCTTTCGTGCGCGCGGACTACGAGGCACGCGGCGGCGCGATCGCGGCCGATCTTCTGGAAGAGCATTCCGTGCTGGAGGATACAACGCTGGTCGAGACAATCCTGCTCGAGAAGCTCACTGCCGCCGCCGAGGAGGCCCGTGTGAGGCTGGGCTTTGCCTGGGCCGATGCGATGGTGCGTTATGATTACGCGACCATGGCCAACTACGGCCGCGTCTATCCCGGCCCGATAGAGCCCGACGAGGCTGCCCAGAAACGCATCGATGAGATCACCGCCGAGCTTGAGAAATTGCAGCTCGAGATGGAGGATGAGGGGCTCGAGGACGGTGCCTACAACGCCATTTACGACCGCGTGGACGCCTTGGAAGAGGAAGCCCGCGATCTGCAGGAGGCCTACAGCGCCGAGGATCTCGCCCGCGCCGGGGTGATCGCGTCCTGGTCGGGCGGGCAAGTGACCCTCCATGTGGGCCTCGTCCGACCGGAAGACACCGTCAAAGAGGAGGGCGCGCGCGGTTCCTCGGCCAACCCGACCGGGGAGGAGGCCCCGGACGCTGGCGAGATCACCTATCCGGCCTCGCTGGCCGAAGACCTCAAGACCGAGCGAGCCATGGCCCTCGGTGCCGCGATGGCGCTGCATCCGGAAGCCACGCTTGATCTGACGCTCTTCAAGCTGGTGAGCGACGTTCTGGCCAGCGGCATGAGTGTCACGCAGGCGATCAAGATCGATGCCCGCAAGGAATACCGCAGCCACGCCAAGATGGACGAGATCGACGAGACCTCGCTTGAGCAGGTGGCGGCGGTGCATGATGCGCTGAACCTCTCCTGGCTCGATGACACCCGCGCGCCCGCCGATCAGTTCGCGGCGTTTCGCGCGCTGGAGGCAGGCGAGAAGGCCAAGCTCGTGGCTTATGCGACAGCCAGTACGACGCAGTCCTGCTTCGCGCGGGACCGGCAGCGCGACAGCCTGATGCATGCGTTCGAGATCGAGATCATGCCCGACATTCGCGCCCACTGGACGCCGAACGCTGCGCTCTTCAATCGCTTCAAAAAGGCCTGGCTCCTGAAGATCCTCGGCGAGGATCTGGGCCTCGCCCAGGAGGCTGTGACGCTGGCCTCGTCGAGCAAGAAAGAGATCGTCGCCTTTTGCGACAAGCTTTTCGCCGAACCCTTCGCCACACTCACGGACGCGCAGCGCGCTGCCGTGGCCGCCTGGTGCCCGCCGATGATGCAGACCGCCGGTGTCGCGTTTGATGAGGCGGAGCCCGCTGCGGAAACCCCGGAGCCTGACGGCGAGGTCGCGCAAGCGGCCTGA
- a CDS encoding DUF3768 domain-containing protein: MSMIVQPEPDRPDSSVIAAQNDAFRKLACLGVPPAQPIQGRMHVTRSLMEVGDGFMAEAVKATGEFATFEPENDPEGWHDFGAVEIRGETVFWKIDLYEADSDFRYGAEAPDNPATTMRVLTIMLARDW; the protein is encoded by the coding sequence ATGTCCATGATCGTTCAACCCGAGCCAGACCGCCCGGATTCGAGTGTGATCGCGGCGCAGAACGACGCGTTCCGCAAGCTTGCCTGCCTCGGGGTACCACCCGCGCAGCCCATCCAGGGTCGCATGCACGTCACCCGATCGCTCATGGAGGTCGGTGACGGCTTCATGGCCGAGGCGGTGAAGGCTACCGGCGAGTTTGCCACATTCGAGCCCGAGAACGACCCGGAGGGATGGCACGATTTCGGGGCGGTCGAGATCCGGGGCGAGACCGTGTTCTGGAAAATCGATCTCTATGAAGCGGATTCCGATTTCCGCTACGGGGCCGAAGCCCCGGACAATCCTGCCACCACCATGCGCGTGCTGACCATCATGTTGGCGCGCGACTGGTAG
- a CDS encoding DUF6330 family protein gives MSRKEPKTLLVACFEDGRRKIITFKRGTYWWSQSEGAYPFSAALESITDQGGWIETIPNPNYRPKGLFG, from the coding sequence ATGTCACGCAAGGAACCCAAGACGCTGCTGGTGGCCTGCTTCGAAGACGGCCGCCGCAAGATCATCACCTTCAAACGCGGTACCTATTGGTGGAGCCAGTCCGAGGGCGCGTATCCGTTCTCGGCAGCGCTCGAGAGCATCACGGACCAGGGCGGCTGGATCGAAACCATCCCCAACCCGAATTACAGACCCAAGGGGCTGTTCGGGTAG